In Streptomyces sp. Li-HN-5-11, the sequence GGCCGCGGTGTACGCGGGTGAGGCGCCCTTGGGCAGGTCCTTGGGCAGCACGCCGACCATCGGGAGCGTCACCGACTCGCCCGGCGACGCGCTTCTGGCCGTCGTGTAGGAGCCGTCGCGGCCCTGGGTCAGCCACCCCTGGCGGGCCCGCGCCGTGGGATACGAGGACGAGCCCTTGAAAGCGTCGTGGACGGAGACGGCGGCGGCGTTCAGCACCCCCTTGCCGGGGTCCTCGTCGTAGGCGAGCCGGAAGATGATCCCGGCGGCGAGGAAGGACACCGCCATCGGCATGAACAGCAGCAGTTTGAACGCCGTGGCCCAGCGGACCTTCTCCACGAGGACGGCGAGGATCAGCCCCAGGCCGGTCAGCAGTGCGGGGGCGACGACGACCCAGATGGCGGTGTTGCGGACAGCGGTGAGGGTTGCCGGGTCGCGGAACATCTCGGTGTAGTTGTCCCCGCCGACGAACCGGGTGCCGGAGGCGTCGAAGAAGCTCCGGCCGACCGAGAACAGCACCGGGTAGACGACGAGCGCGCCGAGCAGCAGCAGCGCGGGGAACACGAACAGCAGGGCGATGATCCGCCCCCGCCGCCGCATCCGCCGCCCGCGGCCGGCGCGTGGGACGGGCGGGAGCGGCGGGCCGCTCGCCCCCCTCTGCTTCGGATACGTGGTGGATGTCATCGCGCGTCAGCCCTGGTAGGCCTTGGCCGCCGCGGCCTCCAGCTTCGCCGCGGTCCCCTTCGGGTCCGACGGGTCGCGCAGGAAGTCCTGCAGCAGCTTCCACTCGCCGGCGCCCTTGGTGCCGCCGAAGGCGGCGGGCGCCTGGTCGGACATGTCGAAGCGGACCGAGTCGCCCGCCGCGATCAGCGACTTGGCGGTGGCGCGGGTGACGTCGTCGCTGTAGGAGGCGAGGTCGACCTTCTTGTTCGGGGACAGGAAGCCGCCCGCCTTCGCCCACACGGCGGCGGCGTCCGGAGTGGCCAGGTACTCCAGGAGCTTCATGCCGGCCTTGGCGTTCTTGCCGTCCTTCAGCACGACCGCCGCGTCGCCGCCGCTGACGACCGGGGCCTTGCCGCCGTCGACCGAGGGGAACGGGAAGAAGTCCGCGTCCTTGCCGATGGTCTTGCCGAACTGGTCGTGGGCGACCCCGGCGACGAAGTCGCCCTCGTAGACCATGCCGGCCTCGGGCTTGGGCCCGAACACCTTCTCCACCGAGCCGGGGAAGTCGGTGTTGAGGGCCTCCTTCTGCCCGCCCGCGATCAGCTGCTTGTCCTTGAAGAGCTTGCCGAGCGTGGTGAGCGCCCGGACCACGCTCGCGTCGGTCCACTTCAGCTTGTGGGCGGCGAGGGCGTCGTACTTCTCGGGCCCGGCCTGGGAGAGGCAGATGTTCTCGAACCAGTCGGTGAGGGTCCAGCCGTCCTCGCCGGCGACCGCGAAGGCGGCGAGCCCGGAGTCGGAGACGGTGTGCCCGGCCTTGAGCATCTCGTCGTACGTCTTCGGGGGCTTGACCCCGGCCTGGTTGAGCGCGTCGGGGCTGTACCAGACGGTCGACTTGTGGGCGGCCTTGAAGTACAGGCCGTAGAGGGTGCCGTCGACGCTGCCGTACTTCTTCCACACGGGCGCGTAGTTGGCGTCGACGGACCGCTGGGTGGTGGCGGACAGGGGCTTGAGCCAGCCCTTCTTGGCGAACTGCTGGAGCACGCCGACCTGCGGAACCATCACGACGTCGGGTGCGTTGCCGCCCTCGATCTTGCTGCCGACGACGGTGGAGACGTTGTCCCCGGTGGAGATGAACTGCGTCTTGGCGCCGGTCTTCGCGCTGAAGGCGTCGAGCACCTTCTGGAAGTTCTTCTGTTCGCTGCCGGTCCAGACGCCGGCCACGGTGACGGTCTGGCCGCTGAGCGCCTTGTCGCCGCCGCCCGCGGAGACGGGGCCGCCGCCGCAGGCGGTCGCGCCGAGCGCGAGGACGAGGGCGGTGCAGCCGGTGAGCAGGGTGGTACGTCGTCGCATCATCGTTGATGTCCCTTCGGGGGATGGAGAGGTGACGGGAAGTCAGAGGTCGTTGATCCACCAGGCGGCCGTGGAGCCGGGGAGCACCCCGGGCGGGCAGGGGCCGCTGGCCAGCAGCGGGCTGCCGGAGACCGGCGCGGGCGTGGGGGCCGTACCGAAGTTGACGGCGCAGACCAGGCCGTCGCCGCGGGCGAAGCCGAGCACGCCCGGCGGGGTGTCCAGCCAGCGCAGCGCACCCTCGCCCAACTGGGGCAGTGCGGCGCGCAGTTGGAGGCCGTCGCGGTACAGGTGCCAGAAGGAGCGGGTGTCGGCCAGCGCCCTGTCGGTGGCGTACTCGGCGAAGTACTCGGGCTGCGGCAGCCAGGGCTTGGCGCTTTCGGCGCCGGAGGTGAAGCCGAAGGGGGACGCCTGCCCGGACCAGGGCAGCGGCACCCGGCAGCCGTCGCGTATGCGGGCGCGACTGCCGGTGCGGCGGAAGATGGGGTCGGTGAGCACGTCGTCGGGCAGGTCGACGACCTCGGGCAGGCCGAGCTCCTCGCCCTGGTAGATGTACGCGGCTCCGGGCAGCGCCAGCATGAGGAGCGCGGCGGCGCGGGCGCGGGCGGCGCCGAGACCGCTGCCCTGGGGGGAGGGTTCGCCGTAGCGGGTGACGGTGCGGACCTGGTCGTGGTTGTTGAGGACCCAGGTGACCGTCGAACCGGTGCCGGCGATGTCCTGCATGGCCTCGGAGATGACCTTGCGGAAGGCGTCGGCGTCCCAGGAGGCGCTGAGCAGGTCGAAGAAGAAGGCCTGGTGCAGTTCGTCCGGGCGGACGTAGTGGGCGTGCTCGCGGGCGGTGGGGACGGACACCTCGCCGACCAGCAGGCGGTCGAGGCCGTCCTGGGCGGTGTACTCCTCGCACACCGACCGCCAGTGCCGCCACACGTCGTGCACCTCGGGCTGGTTCCAGGCGAGCGGGTTGACCGAGTCGCGGGTGCGGGCGTCGGCATCCGGGTCGTCGGAGTCGGGCAGTCCGGGGTGCTTGTAGAGGCCGGCGGCGACGTCGATGCGGAAGCCGTCGACGCCCCGGTCCAGCCAGAAGCGCAGGATCCGGTCGAACTCGGCGGCGACCTCGGGGGTGCGCCAGTTCCAGTCCGGCTGCTCGGGCGTGAACATGTGCAGGTACCACTGGCCGGGGCGGCCGTCCGCCTCGGTGACGCGGGTCCAGGCCGGGCCGCCGAACATGGCGTGCCAGTTGTTGGGCGGCTCGGCGCCGTCGGGGCCGCGGCCGTCGGCGAAGTGGAAGCGGGCGCGGGCCGCGCTGCCGGGCCCGGCGGCGAGCGCCTCGCGGAACCAGGGGTGCTCGCTGGAGCAGTGGTTGGGGACGATGTCGAGCAGGACCTTGATGCCGAGCAGGCGCGCGGCCGCCATCAGCAGGTCGAACTCGGCGAGGTCGCCGAAGAGCGGGTCGACGTCGCAGTAGTCGGCCACGTCGTAGCCGTGGTCGTGCTGCGGCGAGGGATAGAAGGGGCTCAGCCAGATCCCGTCGACGCCGAGTTTCTTCAGGTACGGCAACCCGGCCCGCACCCCGGCGAGATCGCCGACGCCGTCGCCGGTGCTGTCGAGGAAGCTGCGGACGTACACCTGGTAGATCACCGCGTCGCGCCACCAGCGATGCCTGTTCAACCCATTGCCCTGTCTCTGTAGGCGGCTGTTATGCATGCATGTTAGGTAGGGCCGACACAGAGGTGTCAATGAAGTGACCGCAAGCTACTGCCCAGTTGGCACGGCAAATAGGGACTTAACCGGACAAGGAGAAAAGAGTCGTGACGCCTGCGTTACTTAACAAGTAACTATCGACGGGAGATGGCAGCCAGCTCGCGAGCCAGCCGTCGCACCGCCGCCTCGGACGTCTCCCGCCCGGTCAGCGCGTCGTGCACCACCGCCTGCACCACCAGGCTGACCTGGTCGTAGTGCGGACTCTTGGGGCGCGGCGCGGCCGAGAGCACGGCGGCGCGCAGGGTCGGCAGATACGGGAACCGCCGTACGAGCCGTGGGTCCTTGTAGAGCGCGGCGCGTACGGGCGGCAGCGAACCCCTGGTGAGGACCTGGCGCTGGACGGGCTCGCTGGTCAGGTACGCGATGAGGCGCGCGGCGGAATCGGGGTGCCGCGCGTGCGTGTTGACCGCGAGATTGGAGCCGCCGAGGACGCTGGTGCCCGGTCCGTGCGGCCCCGGCAGCGGCACGGCGCCGATCTTCCCGGCCACCTTGGAGCCCCTGGCGGAGGCGAGGGCGTAGGCGTAGGGCCAGTTGCGCAGGAAGAGGAGGTGGCCGTCCTGGAAGGCCCGCTTGGACTCCTCCTCCTTGTACGTCAGGGCCGCCTTGGGGATCCAGCCCTCACGGAAGCCGCGGGCGAGGAAGCCGATGCCCTCGCGGGCGGCGGCGGAGTCGACGGTGACGCGTTCGCCCTCGTCGCCGAGGATCGAGCCGCCCGCCGAGTAGACGGCCTCGGCCGCGTTGACGGTGAGGCCCTCGTAGGGCAGGAACTGGCCCGCGTACCCGTCGATCCCGTACTTCGGCGCGATGGTCTTGGCGTCGTGCTCCAGCTCGGCCCAGGTGCGCGGCGGCGGGACACCCTCCTTGGCGAGGATGTCCTTGCGGTACAGAAGCAGTCCGGCATTGGTGACGTACGGGACGGCGTACAGCTGTCCGTCATAGGTGGCCGTGCCGACGACCGGCGGCAGGAAGGTCTTCAGCGGGAAGCGGTCGCGCGGCAGCGGGCGGATCCAGCCGGCGGCTGCGAACTCCGAGGTCCAGTTGACGTCGATGTTGAGCACGTCGAACCGGCTGCGGTCGCCGCCGCGCAGGTCGGTGATCATCTGTGCGTGGGTCTCGTCGGCCGAGTCCGGCAACTCGACGAGGGTGACCTTCTCCCCGGGATGGGCGCGGTTCCAGCCCTGCAGCAGCGGGCCGAGGTAACCGGTGAGGTCCCCGGCCGTGGCCAGGGTGAGAGGACCGCGACCGCCACCGCCGCCCTCGTCGGCGTGGGCGCCCGACGCGACGTAACCGGTCATGACCACGACCAGAACGAGGAGCCCCCTACCCGCGGCGCGTATCCACCGCATAGGTTCCTCCTTGCACACCGGCACCCCGGCACCCTCGCCCGGTCAGTCAGAGGCCATGTATACCTGTTAGGTATGAGCGATACTAGGGTCTGGAGCACTTTACGCCGGTGACCTGGAGCTAGGAGGACTGCACGAGTGCGCCTGCCCCTCCTGGCACTCCTCGCGCGCGGCCCCGCCCACGGCTACGAGCTGAAACAGGACCTTGAGCAACTGCTGGGCTCCGCGTACCCTCAGCCGAACGTCGGCCAGATATACGTGACCCTCGGCCGCCTCGAGAAGTCGGGACTGATCGAGGGCGAGGACGTCGAGCAGTCCAGCCGGCCCAACAAGAAGGTCTACCACCTCACCGACGCCGGGCGTGAGGCGCTGCGCGCCTGGTTCGAGGAGCCCGAGGACGAGCCGCGGGTGCGGGACGAGTTCTTCATGAAGCTCGCCCTCGCCCCGCAGACCGGTCTCGCCGACCAGATCGCCCTCATCAACCAGCAGCGGCGCCAGTACCTCAACACCATGCGCAACCTGTCGAAGCTGGCCGCGGCCGAGAACCGGGACAACCGAATCGCCCAACTGCTGATCGAGGGCGCCATGCTGCACCTGCAGGCCGACCTGGACTGGCTGGAGCGGTGCCAGGAGGAACTGGAGGAGCCGCAGTGAGTGACCGCCACCCTCCCCAGCCGCCGGCCGAGGAGCCGCCGGTGCCCGTGCTGCGGGCCGAGGGCCTCGTCAAGACCCACTACGGCGAAGGGGCACCCGCGCATGCCGTACGCGGGGTCGCTCTCTCGGTGCGGCGCGGCGAGTTCGTGGCGGTGACCGGACCGTCGGGGGCGGGGAAGTCGACGCTGCTGCACCTGCTCGGCGGGCTGCAGCGACCGGACGAGGGCAGCATCTGGCTGGACGGCCGGAGCACGGACTCCTACAGCGAGGCCCGCTGGGCCGAGGAGCGCCGCAAGGGCATCGGCATCGTCTTCCAGTTCTTCAACCTGGTCTCCAACCTGTCCGTCGCGGACAACGTCGAGCTGCCCGCGCTGCTCGCCGGCAGTTCGCCGAAGCGGGCGCGTGCCGAGCGCGAGGAGCTCATGGCCGAGCTGGGCCTCGAGGGCAAGGAACGCAGCATGCCGGGCGAGCTGTCCGGCGGGGAGCAGCAGCGGGTCGCGCTCGCCCGCGCCCTGGTCAACCATCCCCCGCTGCTGCTGGCCGACGAGCCCGCCGGCAGCCTCGACAGCAAGGGAACCCGCGAGGTGACGCGGCTGCTGTCCCGCTTCCACCAGCGCGGCCAGACGATCGTCCTGGTCACCCACGACGCCCGCCTCGCGAGCGCCGCGGACCGCGTCATCAGTTTCTTCGACGGCCGGATCGTGGACGACGCCGAGCTGGGCGGAACGCCGTCGCGGGGCGCGGGGATCTCCGGGGTGCTGGAGCTGAAGGACCGAGTGCGGTGAAGGACCGAGTGCGGTGAAGGACCGAGTGCGGTGAAGGACCGAGTGCGGTGAAGGACCGAGTGCGGTGAAGGACTGAGTGCGGTGAAGGACTGAGTGCGGTGTACGACCATCCGTCGCGGCTGACCCGGCCGAAGGGCTGACAGCGGTGCGAGCCACGTTGCGCTGGGCGCACTCCGACCTGCGGACGCACCGGGGGGAAGCGCTGTTCATCGTGCTGGCCACGGCCGGCATCGTCGCCTCGCTGCTGCTGGCCACCGCGCTGTTCGGCTACGCCACCAACCCCTGGCAGCGGATCTTCACCCAGTCCCGCGGGGCTCACGTCTGGATCCACACCATGGGCTCGGCCGACACGAGCCGTATCGCCGGGCTGGACGGGGTCGAGTCCGTCGCAGGCCCCTACGCCACCGAGTCCGCCACCGTCTCCTCCCGCGGCACCCGCGCGAGCGTCGAACTGCGCGCCACGCCGTCCCGGCCCTCGGTGGGCCGCCCGCTGCTCACGTCCGGCCACTGGCTCGATCCCCGGGACCCCGGCGGCGTGGTCCTGGAGAGCCGCCTCGCCCGGGCACTGCTGGCCGAACCCGGAGACACGCTCACCCTGCCGGGAACCACACGCACGCTGACCGTCGTGGGCATCGCCGACAGCGCCGAGCCCCGCTACCGCCCGGGCGAACAGCCGGGCCTGGTGTGGACGCAGCCGTCGGCCCTGCGCGACCCCGGCGGCCGGGTGATCGGGCTGCGGCTGACCGACCCCGACGACACCGACTACGCCGTCCAGCGCGCCGTCACCGTGCTGGGCTCCGGCGCGGTCGGCGAGGTCTCCACCTGGCAGCAGGCGCGGGCCGAGGCACAGGGCGACAACCGGCTGCTCGGGCAGGTGCTGGGCCTGTTCGGGCTGGGCGCGCTGGTCGCCGCCGGGCTGGCGGTGCACGGCGCGATCGGCACCCGGATCCGCGGCCACCTGCGGGACATCTCGGTGCTCAAGGCGATCGGCTTCACGCCGGGCCAGGTCGTGCGGATCTTCCTCCTCCAGCATGTGGCGTACGCCCTGCTCGGGGCCATGGCCGCGGCGGCGCTGACGCAGTCGCTGGGCACCGGGATCCCGGGGCGGCTCGGCGACGCGGTCGGCGTGTGGCAGGGCCTGCCGGAGCACACGATCACCCTGTTCGCGGTGCCGGTGGGCGCGGTGCTGTTCATCGGCGCGGTGACCGGGCTCGCGGCCTGGCGGGCAGGACGGGTACCCCCCGTGCCGGTGCCCCGCCGCGCGGCCCCGGCCGGCGGACGGCTGACGTGCCTCGCGCGCCGGGCACTCGGTCTGCGCCTGCCGCCCGCGCTGGTCCTGGGCTGGCACAGGGCCTTCACCCGCCGCCCGCGCACCCTCGCCGCGGTGGGGCGGCTCGCGCTGCCCCTGCTGCTGATCGTGGTGGCGATGAGCGCCTGGACCACCATCGACCGCTTCCACAGCAGACCCGAGCAGATGGGCCTGCCAACCGCGCTGACCGTCCGCGCCGACAGCGGTCTGAGCGACCGGGGGACGAGGTCGCTGCTGGCCCGGGAACCCGGGGTCGCGGCCGTCTACCCGGGCGTGGAGGTGGCCGCGCTGGTCCCCGGGCAGACGGCCACGATCGCGTTGCGCGGCCTGGGCACCCGGCAGGATCGCTACCCCTTCACGCTGGCCGAGGGCCGCCCCGCGACGGGACCCGACGAGGCGGTCGCCGGACAGGGCCTGCTCGACCTCC encodes:
- a CDS encoding ABC transporter substrate-binding protein; the encoded protein is MMRRRTTLLTGCTALVLALGATACGGGPVSAGGGDKALSGQTVTVAGVWTGSEQKNFQKVLDAFSAKTGAKTQFISTGDNVSTVVGSKIEGGNAPDVVMVPQVGVLQQFAKKGWLKPLSATTQRSVDANYAPVWKKYGSVDGTLYGLYFKAAHKSTVWYSPDALNQAGVKPPKTYDEMLKAGHTVSDSGLAAFAVAGEDGWTLTDWFENICLSQAGPEKYDALAAHKLKWTDASVVRALTTLGKLFKDKQLIAGGQKEALNTDFPGSVEKVFGPKPEAGMVYEGDFVAGVAHDQFGKTIGKDADFFPFPSVDGGKAPVVSGGDAAVVLKDGKNAKAGMKLLEYLATPDAAAVWAKAGGFLSPNKKVDLASYSDDVTRATAKSLIAAGDSVRFDMSDQAPAAFGGTKGAGEWKLLQDFLRDPSDPKGTAAKLEAAAAKAYQG
- a CDS encoding alpha-amylase family glycosyl hydrolase; translation: MHNSRLQRQGNGLNRHRWWRDAVIYQVYVRSFLDSTGDGVGDLAGVRAGLPYLKKLGVDGIWLSPFYPSPQHDHGYDVADYCDVDPLFGDLAEFDLLMAAARLLGIKVLLDIVPNHCSSEHPWFREALAAGPGSAARARFHFADGRGPDGAEPPNNWHAMFGGPAWTRVTEADGRPGQWYLHMFTPEQPDWNWRTPEVAAEFDRILRFWLDRGVDGFRIDVAAGLYKHPGLPDSDDPDADARTRDSVNPLAWNQPEVHDVWRHWRSVCEEYTAQDGLDRLLVGEVSVPTAREHAHYVRPDELHQAFFFDLLSASWDADAFRKVISEAMQDIAGTGSTVTWVLNNHDQVRTVTRYGEPSPQGSGLGAARARAAALLMLALPGAAYIYQGEELGLPEVVDLPDDVLTDPIFRRTGSRARIRDGCRVPLPWSGQASPFGFTSGAESAKPWLPQPEYFAEYATDRALADTRSFWHLYRDGLQLRAALPQLGEGALRWLDTPPGVLGFARGDGLVCAVNFGTAPTPAPVSGSPLLASGPCPPGVLPGSTAAWWINDL
- a CDS encoding ABC transporter substrate-binding protein, translated to MRWIRAAGRGLLVLVVVMTGYVASGAHADEGGGGGRGPLTLATAGDLTGYLGPLLQGWNRAHPGEKVTLVELPDSADETHAQMITDLRGGDRSRFDVLNIDVNWTSEFAAAGWIRPLPRDRFPLKTFLPPVVGTATYDGQLYAVPYVTNAGLLLYRKDILAKEGVPPPRTWAELEHDAKTIAPKYGIDGYAGQFLPYEGLTVNAAEAVYSAGGSILGDEGERVTVDSAAAREGIGFLARGFREGWIPKAALTYKEEESKRAFQDGHLLFLRNWPYAYALASARGSKVAGKIGAVPLPGPHGPGTSVLGGSNLAVNTHARHPDSAARLIAYLTSEPVQRQVLTRGSLPPVRAALYKDPRLVRRFPYLPTLRAAVLSAAPRPKSPHYDQVSLVVQAVVHDALTGRETSEAAVRRLARELAAISRR
- a CDS encoding PadR family transcriptional regulator, with the translated sequence MRLPLLALLARGPAHGYELKQDLEQLLGSAYPQPNVGQIYVTLGRLEKSGLIEGEDVEQSSRPNKKVYHLTDAGREALRAWFEEPEDEPRVRDEFFMKLALAPQTGLADQIALINQQRRQYLNTMRNLSKLAAAENRDNRIAQLLIEGAMLHLQADLDWLERCQEELEEPQ
- a CDS encoding ABC transporter ATP-binding protein produces the protein MSDRHPPQPPAEEPPVPVLRAEGLVKTHYGEGAPAHAVRGVALSVRRGEFVAVTGPSGAGKSTLLHLLGGLQRPDEGSIWLDGRSTDSYSEARWAEERRKGIGIVFQFFNLVSNLSVADNVELPALLAGSSPKRARAEREELMAELGLEGKERSMPGELSGGEQQRVALARALVNHPPLLLADEPAGSLDSKGTREVTRLLSRFHQRGQTIVLVTHDARLASAADRVISFFDGRIVDDAELGGTPSRGAGISGVLELKDRVR
- a CDS encoding ABC transporter permease → MRATLRWAHSDLRTHRGEALFIVLATAGIVASLLLATALFGYATNPWQRIFTQSRGAHVWIHTMGSADTSRIAGLDGVESVAGPYATESATVSSRGTRASVELRATPSRPSVGRPLLTSGHWLDPRDPGGVVLESRLARALLAEPGDTLTLPGTTRTLTVVGIADSAEPRYRPGEQPGLVWTQPSALRDPGGRVIGLRLTDPDDTDYAVQRAVTVLGSGAVGEVSTWQQARAEAQGDNRLLGQVLGLFGLGALVAAGLAVHGAIGTRIRGHLRDISVLKAIGFTPGQVVRIFLLQHVAYALLGAMAAAALTQSLGTGIPGRLGDAVGVWQGLPEHTITLFAVPVGAVLFIGAVTGLAAWRAGRVPPVPVPRRAAPAGGRLTCLARRALGLRLPPALVLGWHRAFTRRPRTLAAVGRLALPLLLIVVAMSAWTTIDRFHSRPEQMGLPTALTVRADSGLSDRGTRSLLAREPGVAAVYPGVEVAALVPGQTATIALRGLGTRQDRYPFTLAEGRPATGPDEAVAGQGLLDLLDVHVGDWVRMTVGDRPQILHIVGRSIEPENAGRVISTSLDTLRENDPGLTPTLYQLRLRPGADPRQVAAALTSAGRGHLDVHAVPNPADGLSPLRAVVAGLVCVLALIGLIELMTAIGGTVREGERDLLALKAIGLSPRQITGITVTATSCTALAAVVAGTALGLPLARWLINAQGRSSGIGAGIAAGPSPLLLFLFGAAAVLGAAGLAAVPAARAARHRLADTLSAVA